In Porites lutea chromosome 1, jaPorLute2.1, whole genome shotgun sequence, a single genomic region encodes these proteins:
- the LOC140932793 gene encoding patched domain-containing protein 3-like, translating to MAARSQEVICNPSEQEKARSNVHMGGYCASKFSPCFWWSRFCRWLMTQLERFFGWFGEGIAKHPLIIISICLVFVSVCSVGFVWFKAKNRGVDLYIPQGSRSMKDLDRAEKYFRLKAREEIVLLTASPYHLNVLDPDCLREAFKAHRAVMELESYSQFCVTLSGDKAKTQDDCMIINPLEFLQFNESNLDNKTLDEILGKITKAYDSSSPLTRNGRTFSYNFKRTFGGTTPPDRPIKKATALQMVYLMNDFSDQKEIDKVLEWEKKFIDKLESLDGNFSCFKVHYSSERSQDDAIAESSGSDITLVSITFTLMITFACVMLGKFLNPLTGHSLLANTGVFAVALGILSAFGLAMWCRVPFVSFMGVLPFLVLGIGIDDMFILVDELDRQPRDMSVTEKIKAVMSHSGATVTMTTMTDLVAFAVSTSSPFPAIKYFCIYAALTVTFSYLMIITYFVAIMTYDVKRIKSGRRDCLPFCRAPQPKEGALAWDEPIPQLSNRAMETWGRFLTHPATKVVVIILSLGLLGAGIYGVTRVEEKFDRRILAKDDSYLKRFLTAQEKHFELAIEVSIVETGKDSYEKFSTQQAIRNLTNIVESNEHYLAGSLSWMDHFSLFANRTGISTTGSAFLPALKVFLNQTEFLFFAQDLKFSDNGSALEASRIICFMKGNDESTFQKNAMQTLREDLETKSKLSAFPITRLFIFFEQYVITSRETIRNLIIAAITVFVITSPFLVDCTVAILVLFNFAALICELFGLMVIWNVTLNAVSMINLVMAIGFAVDYSAHIAHAYVVSNKLSANERVVDALSTVGASVLMGGFSTFLGMIVLAFATSEIFRIFFRMFLGIVGFGLIHGLCIMPVYMSLLCCKPAITASPSVRVRVERQSSINKRDESSNDLKLADTGNKNPDLGADNPSLQWAEEENVDEEAIKEKQEDDGIDYDQYIVNVFKEIHNEGLETSDERPDVSTGLTGEESKQSLSSKKPDGEKNAGIHNEGLETDDEKPDVSTGLTVEESNQSMSSVKPDSEKNARIDNEGLETGDEKPDVSTGLTVEESKQSLSSEKPDGEKNAGTVETTQASERSDTLADITKL from the exons ATGGCAGCAAGAAGCCAAGAAGTGATTTGCAATCCCTCTGAACAAGAGAAAGCAAGGAGCAACGTCCATATGGG TGGTTACTGTGCATCCAAGTTCAGCCCATGTTTCTGGTGGTCAAGGTTCTGCCGTTGGTTAATGACTCAACTGGAACGTTTCTTTGGCTGGTTTGGCGAAGGAATCGCAAAGCACCCGCTAATTATCATCTCAATATGTCTCGTATTTGTAAGTGTATGTTCAGTGGGTTTTGTCTGGTTCAAAGCAAAAAACAGAGGAGTAGATCTATATATTCCTCAAGGTAGTCGTTCTATGAAGGATCTAGACAGGGCCGAGAAATACTTCCGATTAAAAGCTCGTGAGGAAATCGTCCTTTTAACGGCGTCTCCTTATCATCTGAATGTCCTAGATCCTGATTGTCTGCGGGAGGCTTTCAAGGCACATCGTGCAGTTATGGAGTTAGAATCATACTCTCAATTCTGTGTCACGCTGTCAGGAGACAAAGCAAAGACACAGGACGACTGCATGATAATTAACCCGCTGGAATTTTTACAGTTTAATGAGAGCAACCTCGATAACAAAACCCTGGATGAGATTCTAgggaaaataacaaaagcctATGACAGCTCAAGCCCTTTGACGCGAAATGGCCGGACCTTCTCTTACAACTTTAAACGCACTTTTGGTGGCACCACGCCACCGGACAGACCCATCAAAAAAGCCACAGCACTGCAAATGGTGTATCTAATGAATGACTTTAGCGACCAGAAAGAAATTGATAAAGTTCTGGAGTGGGAGAAGAAGTTCATCGACAAACTGGAGTCGTTAGACGgtaatttttcctgttttaaagTCCATTACTCAAGCGAGAGAAGCCAGGACGATGCTATTGCTGAAAGCAGTGGCTCTGACATCACTCTGGTGTCAATCACTTTTACGCTAATGATCACATTTGCTTGCGTCATGCTCGGCAAGTTCCTGAATCCGCTGACCGGTCACTCGTTGCTCGCTAACACAGGAGTGTTTGCTGTGGCCCTTGGAATATTATCCGCGTTTGGCCTTGCCATGTGGTGTCGCGTTCCTTTCGTCAGTTTCATGGGCGTGTTGCCGTTTTTGGTTCTTGGGATTGGAATCGATGACATGTTCATTCTAGTAGATGAACTTGATCGACAGCCACGGGACATGTCAGTAACAGAAAAGATTAAGGCTGTGATGTCGCATTCAGGAGCCACTGTTACCATGACAACTATGACTGATCTTGTGGCATTCGCTGTTAGTACGTCGTCCCCGTTTCCAGCGATAAA GTATTTTTGTATCTATGCGGCTCTAACAGTGACATTCTCCTACCTAATGATCATCACCTATTTCGTGGCCATCATGACATACGAcgtaaaaagaataaaatcaggTCGTCGAGACTGCTTACCATTCTGCCGAGCACCTCAGCCAAAGGAGGGCGCGCTAGCCTGGGACGAGCCGATCCCACAGTTATCAAATCGCGCTATGGAGACCTGGGGCAGGTTTTTGACCCATCCTGCCACCAAAGTAGTTGTTATAATTCTGTCACTAGGGTTACTTGGTGCCGGAATATACGGCGTTACAAGAGTAGAGGAAAAATTCGACAGAAGGATCCTGGCGAAGGATGATTCTTACCTGAAAAGATTTCTGACTGctcaagaaaaacattttgaactTGCAATCGAAGTCAGCATTGTAGAAACCGGAAAAGACAGCTATGAGAAATTTTCCACCCAGCAAGCTATCAGAAACCTAACAAATATTGTCGAAAGCAACGAACATTATTTAGCTGGTTCCTTGTCGTGGATGGATCACTTTTCATTATTTGCTAACAGGACTGGCATAAGCACTACCGGTTCAGCATTTTTGCCTGCTTTAAAAGTCTTCCTCAATCAAACAGAATTTTTATTCTTCGCTCAAGATCTGAAGTTTTCTGATAATGGCTCTGCGCTAGAAGCTTCGCGCATTATTTGCTTTATGAAAGGTAACGATGAATCTACATTCCAGAAAAATGCTATGCAAACACTTCGCGAAGATCTAGAAACAAAGTCCAAACTCAGCGCCTTCCCCATTACacgtttgtttattttcttcgAACAGTATGTTATTACATCACGTGAAACTATACGGAACCTCATAATCGCTGCCATTACAGTCTTTGTCATCACCAGTCCCTTCTTGGTAGACTGCACAGTGGCAATCCTCGTGTTGTTCAACTTTGCCGCCCTGATATGCGAACTTTTTGGTTTAATGGTTATTTGGAATGTGACGCTCAACGCTGTGTCCATGATAAATCTTGTCATGGCTATTGGTTTTGCAGTTGATTACAGCGCACACATTGCGCATGCTTACGTTGTGTCCAACAAGTTATCTGCAAATGAGCGAGTGGTAGATGCTCTGAGTACTGTGGGAGCGAGTGTACTCATGGGAG gTTTCAGTACTTTCCTGGGAATGATCGTCTTAGCATTTGCTACATCCGAGATATTCCGAATCTTTTTCCGAATGTTCCTTGGAATCGTCGGGTTTGGTCTTATTCACGGTCTGTGCATTATGCCTGTTTATATGTCCTTGCTGTGTTGCAAGCCTGCAATTACCGCATCTCCCTCAGTCAGAGTTAGAGTAGAAAGACAGAGCAGCATAAACAAGAGAGATGAAAGTAGCAACGATTTAAAGCTGGCAGACACGGGAAATAAAAACCCGGATCTAGGAGCCGATAACCCTTCTTTGCAGTGGGCTGAAGAAGAAAACGTCGACGAAGAGGCTATTAAAGAGAAACAGGAAGATGATGGGATAGATTACGACCAATATATAGTAAACGTTTTCAAAGAAATTCATAACGAGGGCTTGGAGACTAGCGACGAAAGGCCAGATGTCTCGACAGGACTAACAGGAGAAGAAAGTAAGCAAAGTCTGAGCAGCAAGAAGCCTGATGGTGAGAAAAACGCCGGAATTCATAACGAAGGCTTGGAGACTGACGACGAAAAGCCAGATGTCTCGACAGGACTAACAGTAGAAGAAAGTAACCAAAGTATGAGCAGCGTGAAGCCTGATAGTGAGAAAAACGCCAGAATTGATAACGAAGGCTTAGAGACTGGCGACGAAAAGCCAGATGTCTCGACAGGACTAACAGTAGAAGAAAGTAAGCAAAGCCTGAGCAGCGAGAAGCCTGATGGTGAGAAAAACGCCGGAACTGTCGAGACTACACAGGCTTCAGAAAGAAGCGACACCTTAGCTGATATAACAAAATTGTAA